The following are from one region of the Lacinutrix sp. Bg11-31 genome:
- a CDS encoding efflux RND transporter periplasmic adaptor subunit yields MKNIYIVLFSMLFAACGNSEKKDTAIPETETHNNEIIITKAQFEGEKMAFGTLTEYNFNETVKVNGMIDVPPHNKSSVTTFNGGYITKTPLLIGDKVKKGQLLVTLENTEFVEIQQNYLEVSEQLSYLKSEFTRQKTLFDEKITSEKNYLKAKSAYKSNLAHYNGLRKKLQMLNLNPSTVEQGRISSTINLYAPINGHITKVNVSNGTYVSPSDVIMEIIDIDHIHLELSVFEKDIMKIKKDQKIEFKIPEASNKKYEAEVHLVGTTIDEQTRRVKVHGHVDNDKENFIVGMFVDADIIIDSKKGLGLPKEAIIEIGDDHFVLILEEQHGEGFQLEKIKLELGKQTETNVEILNIATLKDKQVLVKGTSMLLNDNESEHSH; encoded by the coding sequence ATGAAAAACATATATATAGTACTATTTTCAATGCTTTTTGCAGCCTGCGGAAATTCAGAAAAAAAAGACACAGCAATTCCTGAAACGGAAACACATAATAATGAAATAATTATAACCAAAGCACAATTTGAAGGTGAAAAAATGGCTTTTGGAACGTTAACAGAATACAATTTTAACGAAACTGTAAAAGTAAACGGAATGATAGATGTGCCACCGCATAATAAATCTAGCGTCACTACTTTTAATGGTGGTTATATTACCAAAACACCACTATTAATTGGAGACAAAGTAAAAAAAGGGCAGCTTTTAGTTACTTTAGAAAACACAGAATTTGTTGAGATTCAGCAAAACTATTTAGAAGTTTCAGAGCAATTAAGCTATTTAAAATCGGAATTCACGAGACAAAAAACTCTGTTTGACGAAAAAATTACTTCAGAAAAAAACTATCTAAAAGCCAAAAGCGCTTACAAAAGTAACTTAGCACATTATAACGGATTACGTAAAAAACTACAAATGCTAAATCTTAATCCTAGCACTGTGGAACAAGGCCGAATTTCTTCAACTATAAACTTGTATGCTCCAATAAATGGCCATATCACTAAGGTTAACGTAAGTAACGGCACGTATGTTTCGCCAAGTGATGTGATTATGGAAATTATAGATATTGATCATATTCATTTAGAATTATCTGTTTTTGAAAAGGATATTATGAAAATTAAAAAAGATCAAAAAATCGAATTTAAAATACCTGAAGCTTCAAACAAAAAATACGAAGCAGAGGTGCATTTAGTTGGTACTACAATTGACGAGCAAACACGACGTGTAAAAGTACATGGACATGTAGATAACGACAAGGAAAACTTTATAGTAGGCATGTTTGTGGATGCCGATATTATTATTGACAGCAAAAAAGGATTAGGCTTACCAAAAGAAGCTATAATAGAAATTGGTGACGACCATTTTGTTTTAATTTTAGAAGAACAACATGGTGAGGGATTTCAATTAGAAAAGATTAAATTAGAGCTTGGAAAGCAAACAGAAACTAATGTAGAAATTTTAAATATAGCGACCTTAAAAGATAAACAAGTTTTGGTTAAAGGTACAAGCATGCTACTAAATGATAACGAAAGTGAGCACAGTCATTAA
- a CDS encoding heavy metal translocating P-type ATPase: MNTHKMEVHNHSPNLIFGKKTELYFAILCGIFLVLGFTIKKLSNFPDWTSLSSYIIAYFFGGYFISIEAFKKIRKGSFDIDFLMIAAAIGAAYIGSWAEGALLLFLFSLGHALEHYAMNKAKKSIEALSDLSPKTALVKKGHQITETPIEDLKIGDVIVVKPNTKIAADGVIVTGNSSVNQAPITGESMPVDKSAIASTENLPEFKHIDKKHIAFTGTINGDSSIEVHVLKLSQDSTVARLIKMVSEVETQKSPTQRLTKKFEKWYVPIVIIVVIILCFAYLIINETFNESLYRAITVLVAASPCALAISTPSAVLSGIARAAQKGVLIKGGKALEDLGSITTIAFDKTGTLTEGKPKLTNVIALNNFEENKFLQIVLEVESLSNHPLAKAIAKDITKLHNISYKNTATNIKAIQGKGITAKYENASVFIGNLKLMQDEGIAVANSITTQMDSLLQNGHTVMLVAFKKEIIGVLSVMDVPRKTAADTLKKLKAIGIKRMIMLTGDHQNVGNAIAKQIGLTEAKGNLLPEDKVAAIKNLLATDGKIAMVGDGVNDAPAMALSTVSVAMGAAGSDVALETADVALMSDKIENLPFVIGLSRASKRIIKENIFISLGVVAILVPVTIFGLTNIGLAVLFHEGSTVIVVLNALRLLAYKEN; the protein is encoded by the coding sequence ATGAATACTCATAAAATGGAAGTACACAACCATAGTCCTAACCTCATTTTTGGTAAAAAAACAGAACTCTATTTTGCTATACTTTGTGGTATTTTTTTAGTGCTTGGCTTTACTATTAAAAAACTAAGCAATTTTCCAGATTGGACATCATTAAGCAGTTACATAATCGCATACTTTTTTGGCGGCTATTTTATATCAATTGAAGCCTTTAAAAAAATACGTAAAGGTAGTTTTGATATAGATTTTTTAATGATTGCTGCTGCAATTGGCGCAGCTTATATTGGTAGTTGGGCTGAAGGTGCTTTACTTCTGTTTCTATTTAGTTTAGGTCATGCACTTGAACATTATGCTATGAATAAAGCTAAAAAATCTATTGAAGCTTTAAGTGATTTATCTCCTAAAACAGCATTAGTTAAAAAAGGACATCAAATAACAGAAACACCCATTGAAGATTTAAAAATTGGAGATGTAATTGTTGTTAAACCTAACACCAAAATAGCCGCAGATGGCGTTATTGTAACTGGAAATAGTAGTGTAAATCAAGCACCTATTACTGGAGAAAGTATGCCTGTAGATAAATCTGCAATTGCCTCAACAGAAAATTTACCAGAATTTAAACATATAGATAAAAAACATATAGCTTTTACTGGCACCATAAATGGAGATAGCAGCATTGAAGTGCATGTTTTAAAACTAAGTCAAGACTCTACAGTTGCTCGATTAATTAAAATGGTGAGTGAGGTAGAAACGCAGAAATCACCAACGCAACGTTTAACCAAAAAATTTGAAAAATGGTATGTTCCAATTGTAATAATTGTTGTCATAATTTTATGTTTTGCTTATCTAATTATAAACGAAACATTTAACGAAAGTTTATACAGAGCAATAACCGTTTTAGTAGCTGCCAGTCCTTGTGCTTTAGCAATATCCACACCAAGTGCTGTACTTAGCGGAATTGCGCGAGCAGCACAAAAAGGTGTTTTAATTAAAGGCGGGAAAGCGTTAGAAGATTTAGGAAGCATTACCACCATTGCATTTGATAAAACAGGAACTTTAACCGAAGGGAAACCGAAGCTAACCAACGTTATTGCTCTAAATAATTTTGAAGAAAATAAATTTCTACAAATAGTTTTAGAAGTAGAAAGCTTAAGTAATCATCCACTCGCAAAAGCTATAGCAAAAGACATTACAAAACTACATAACATTAGTTATAAAAACACTGCTACAAACATTAAAGCCATTCAAGGAAAAGGAATTACGGCTAAATACGAAAATGCTTCCGTTTTTATTGGTAATTTAAAATTGATGCAAGATGAAGGTATTGCTGTTGCAAATTCTATAACCACACAAATGGACAGTCTTTTACAAAACGGACATACGGTTATGTTAGTGGCTTTTAAAAAAGAAATTATAGGTGTTTTAAGCGTGATGGATGTACCAAGAAAAACAGCAGCAGATACGCTTAAAAAACTAAAAGCAATTGGGATAAAGCGTATGATTATGCTAACTGGAGACCATCAAAATGTTGGAAATGCTATTGCAAAGCAAATTGGTTTAACAGAAGCAAAAGGAAACTTACTGCCTGAGGATAAAGTTGCTGCTATTAAAAACTTATTAGCAACAGATGGAAAAATAGCAATGGTTGGCGATGGCGTAAACGATGCTCCAGCAATGGCCTTAAGCACAGTTAGTGTTGCAATGGGAGCTGCGGGAAGTGATGTAGCTTTAGAAACTGCAGATGTTGCACTAATGTCTGATAAAATTGAAAATCTACCGTTTGTTATTGGATTAAGTAGAGCATCCAAACGGATTATAAAAGAAAATATTTTTATAAGCTTAGGTGTTGTAGCCATACTAGTTCCTGTTACTATTTTTGGACTAACCAATATTGGTTTAGCCGTTTTATTTCATGAAGGCTCGACTGTTATTGTAGTTTTAAATGCTTTGCGTTTGCTGGCTTACAAGGAAAATTAA
- a CDS encoding DUF3575 domain-containing protein encodes MKKLLIFSTLLFSIITVKAQEEIKTTVNYEKHNELKLNGVMLLAGAFEAVYERNLNKESSAGISVLFPFDKENLDTRLNYYISPYYRIFFGEKYAAGFFVEGFGMLNSIEEREALIGGGSNSFRSKNVSDFALGFGLGGKWVSKSGFVFELNGGLGRNLFNNQNTSTQLVGKFGFNLGYRF; translated from the coding sequence ATGAAAAAATTATTGATATTCTCTACTTTATTGTTTTCAATAATCACTGTTAAAGCACAAGAAGAAATTAAAACAACTGTTAACTATGAAAAACATAACGAATTAAAACTTAATGGTGTTATGCTTTTAGCTGGAGCTTTTGAAGCTGTTTACGAAAGAAATCTTAATAAAGAGTCTTCTGCTGGCATCTCTGTTCTTTTTCCTTTTGACAAAGAAAATCTAGACACTAGATTAAATTATTATATCTCTCCATATTACAGAATCTTTTTTGGCGAAAAATATGCAGCTGGTTTTTTTGTGGAAGGTTTTGGAATGTTAAACTCTATTGAAGAAAGAGAGGCTTTAATAGGTGGTGGCTCTAATTCTTTTAGAAGTAAAAACGTTTCAGATTTTGCTCTAGGTTTTGGTTTAGGAGGTAAATGGGTTTCAAAAAGCGGATTTGTTTTTGAACTTAATGGAGGGCTTGGAAGAAATTTATTTAATAACCAAAACACCAGTACCCAATTAGTTGGCAAATTTGGTTTTAACTTAGGCTATAGATTCTAA
- a CDS encoding glycine--tRNA ligase produces MANQDDQFKKVISHAKEYGYVFQSSEIYDGLSAVYDYAQNGAELKKNIRDYWWKAMVQMHDNIVGIDSAIFMHPTTWKASGHVDAFSDPLIDNKDSKKRYRADVLVEDYCAKIEAKIDKEVKKAEKRFGDTFNKDEFIATNGRVLGYQEKIDSILKRLGKSLEAEDLADVKALIEELEIADPLSGSRNWTDVKQFNLMFGTKLGASAETAMDLYLRPETAQGIFVNFLNVQKTGRMKIPFGIAQTGKAFRNEIVARQFIFRMREFEQMEMQFFIKPGTQQKWFEHWKETRMKWHLSLGMGEDNYRFHDHEKLAHYADAATDIEFKFPFGFKELEGIHSRTDFDLKAHEEFSGKKLQYFDHEENKSYTPYVLETSIGLDRMFLAVFSNALMEEELENNTTRTVLKLPAVLAPVKAAVFPLVKKDGLPEVAKEIIEDLKWDFNVFYDEKDAVGKRYRRQDANGTPFCITVDHQTLEDKTVTIRHRDTMEQSRVKIEDLKDIIKAEVDVKHWLMRMK; encoded by the coding sequence ATGGCAAATCAAGACGATCAATTTAAAAAAGTAATCTCTCATGCAAAAGAGTATGGTTACGTATTCCAGAGTAGTGAAATTTACGATGGACTTAGTGCAGTTTACGATTACGCACAAAATGGAGCAGAATTAAAGAAGAACATTCGCGATTATTGGTGGAAAGCCATGGTGCAAATGCACGACAATATTGTTGGTATCGATTCAGCAATATTTATGCATCCAACCACTTGGAAAGCCTCTGGACACGTAGATGCCTTTAGTGATCCATTAATAGATAATAAAGATTCTAAAAAAAGATATCGTGCAGATGTTTTAGTTGAAGACTATTGTGCTAAAATTGAAGCTAAAATTGATAAAGAAGTTAAAAAAGCAGAAAAACGTTTTGGCGATACTTTTAATAAAGATGAATTTATAGCGACTAACGGAAGAGTTCTTGGTTATCAAGAAAAAATTGATAGCATTTTAAAGCGTTTAGGAAAATCTCTAGAAGCAGAAGATTTAGCAGATGTTAAAGCATTAATAGAAGAGCTAGAAATAGCTGATCCTTTAAGCGGAAGTCGTAATTGGACAGATGTTAAGCAGTTTAACCTAATGTTTGGTACTAAGTTAGGAGCAAGTGCAGAAACAGCAATGGATTTATACTTACGTCCAGAAACAGCACAAGGTATTTTTGTAAACTTCTTGAATGTGCAAAAAACAGGAAGAATGAAAATTCCTTTTGGTATTGCACAAACTGGAAAAGCTTTTAGAAATGAAATTGTTGCAAGACAATTTATTTTCAGAATGCGTGAGTTTGAGCAAATGGAAATGCAATTTTTTATCAAACCAGGAACACAACAAAAATGGTTTGAGCATTGGAAAGAAACGAGAATGAAATGGCACCTTTCTTTAGGGATGGGAGAAGATAACTATCGTTTTCATGACCATGAGAAATTAGCGCATTATGCAGATGCTGCAACAGATATTGAGTTTAAATTCCCTTTTGGGTTTAAAGAATTAGAAGGAATACATTCTCGTACAGATTTCGATTTAAAAGCACACGAAGAATTTTCTGGTAAAAAACTGCAATATTTCGATCACGAAGAAAATAAAAGTTACACACCTTATGTTTTAGAAACTTCTATTGGTTTAGACAGAATGTTTTTAGCAGTATTCTCTAATGCCTTAATGGAAGAAGAGCTAGAAAATAATACAACAAGAACAGTTTTAAAATTACCAGCAGTTTTAGCTCCTGTAAAAGCAGCCGTTTTTCCTTTAGTAAAAAAGGATGGCTTACCAGAAGTAGCAAAAGAAATTATTGAAGATTTAAAATGGGATTTTAATGTATTCTATGATGAAAAAGATGCAGTAGGAAAACGTTATAGAAGGCAAGATGCTAATGGTACACCTTTTTGTATTACTGTAGATCACCAAACTTTAGAAGATAAAACAGTTACTATTCGCCACAGAGATACTATGGAGCAATCTCGTGTTAAAATTGAAGATTTAAAAGATATAATTAAAGCTGAAGTTGATGTTAAGCATTGGCTAATGCGCATGAAGTAA
- a CDS encoding ComF family protein codes for MLKALVNLFFPKVCLTCQLQLIDNEKHLCTTCRHKLPLTNYHLTQDNFISKLFYGRAKIETATALLRFEKKGITQQLIHQLKYKEQQQVGALLGTWLGAELSDCEDYSSIDIVIPVPLHKKKLRSRGYNQVTKFGEEIATALQAQYIDDILIKVTNTKSQVTKNRFSRWTGKNDTFALSNKQKIAGKHILLVDDIITTGATLEACILELNKAENIKISIATMAIA; via the coding sequence ATGCTTAAAGCTCTTGTAAACCTATTCTTTCCAAAAGTTTGCTTAACGTGTCAATTACAACTAATTGATAACGAAAAACACTTATGTACAACTTGTAGACATAAACTACCATTAACAAATTATCATTTAACTCAAGACAACTTTATTTCAAAATTGTTTTATGGAAGAGCTAAAATTGAAACTGCAACAGCTTTACTACGGTTCGAAAAAAAAGGGATTACACAACAGCTAATACATCAATTAAAGTATAAAGAACAGCAACAAGTTGGCGCTTTATTAGGCACTTGGTTAGGTGCAGAACTAAGTGATTGCGAAGACTATTCTTCCATAGATATTGTTATTCCTGTACCTTTACACAAAAAGAAATTGAGAAGTCGAGGCTACAACCAAGTCACTAAGTTTGGCGAAGAAATAGCAACTGCTTTACAAGCTCAATATATAGACGATATATTAATTAAAGTAACAAATACAAAATCTCAAGTTACCAAAAATAGGTTTTCGCGTTGGACAGGTAAAAACGATACGTTTGCACTATCTAACAAACAAAAAATAGCAGGAAAACACATTCTTTTAGTAGACGATATCATTACTACTGGAGCAACTTTAGAAGCCTGCATACTAGAGTTAAACAAAGCCGAAAACATAAAAATCAGTATTGCTACAATGGCAATTGCTTAA
- a CDS encoding Ig-like domain-containing protein, which yields MKNGFYNFLFFISITLIIASCANRGTPDGGEKDILPPVIVKSIPENYTTNFNSKEIRIYFDEYIKTKNLTKQLVISPPMKTQPDITPLGSASKYITIKIFDTLQPNTTYAFNFGNSIVDNNEENPFKYYRYVFSTGSYIDSLSVKGNIKDALNPEVDDFVSVALYEMDSTYSDSLLYKREPNYITNTLDSTTNFKIENIKAGKYMLRALKDENGDNKFQQKNEKIAFYETPITLPQDTSKTFELKLFAEAPNYRASKPSLVAGEKIIFGYEGDYKNTKIELLSKVIDSFKGRYYKDEKTDSLLYYYNPKLTVDSLIFKVTNRKVIDTFTVRIKDKERDSLIVNSDPKGTIGVEKDFFITANIPFEKIDENKIAIRDKDSALVDFKTEYNSLKNSYALKFNKTVDNQYKIQVLPYALTDLFNNTNDTLNYSVKTQTEYKYFNSRIILVNAKYPVIVQLTDSKYEVIAEQYIEKAQPVDFNFLDPKNFFLRVIYDTNKNGKYDTGDYLKGIQPERVSYHPDVIEGTAGFDEITTLKLLD from the coding sequence ATGAAAAACGGGTTTTACAATTTTTTATTTTTTATTTCTATTACGCTAATTATTGCTAGCTGTGCCAATAGAGGTACACCAGATGGTGGAGAAAAAGATATTTTACCACCTGTTATTGTTAAATCTATCCCAGAAAATTACACTACTAATTTTAATAGTAAAGAGATTCGAATTTATTTCGATGAGTATATAAAAACTAAAAACCTTACGAAGCAACTCGTTATTTCACCACCAATGAAAACGCAACCAGACATTACACCTCTTGGTTCTGCTAGTAAATATATTACAATTAAAATTTTCGACACACTACAACCAAATACTACGTATGCCTTTAATTTTGGAAATAGTATTGTGGATAACAACGAGGAAAACCCATTTAAATATTACAGATATGTTTTTTCAACAGGATCCTATATAGATTCACTTTCTGTAAAAGGAAATATTAAAGATGCTTTAAATCCTGAAGTTGATGATTTTGTTTCGGTTGCTTTATATGAAATGGATTCTACTTATTCTGATTCGTTGCTATATAAAAGAGAGCCAAATTATATTACTAATACACTAGACAGTACAACAAATTTTAAAATTGAAAATATAAAAGCAGGTAAATATATGCTTCGCGCCTTAAAAGATGAAAACGGAGATAATAAGTTTCAGCAAAAAAATGAAAAAATAGCATTTTATGAAACACCAATAACACTACCTCAAGACACATCTAAAACTTTTGAGCTTAAATTATTTGCTGAAGCACCAAACTACAGAGCTTCAAAACCAAGCTTAGTTGCTGGCGAAAAAATAATTTTTGGATACGAAGGCGATTACAAAAACACTAAAATAGAATTACTCTCGAAAGTAATAGATAGTTTTAAAGGTCGTTATTATAAAGATGAAAAAACCGATTCGCTTTTGTACTACTACAATCCGAAATTGACGGTCGATTCTTTAATTTTTAAAGTCACTAATCGTAAAGTTATAGACACGTTTACAGTAAGAATAAAAGACAAAGAGCGCGATTCTCTAATAGTAAATTCCGATCCAAAAGGCACTATTGGTGTAGAAAAAGATTTTTTTATTACTGCCAATATTCCTTTTGAAAAAATAGATGAAAATAAAATTGCAATTCGCGATAAAGATTCGGCTTTAGTAGATTTTAAAACGGAGTATAATAGCTTAAAAAACAGCTACGCTCTTAAGTTTAATAAAACGGTAGATAACCAGTATAAAATACAAGTGCTTCCATATGCTTTAACCGATTTGTTTAATAACACAAACGACACACTTAATTACAGCGTTAAAACGCAAACTGAATACAAATACTTTAACTCTAGAATTATATTGGTAAATGCAAAATATCCTGTAATTGTTCAGCTTACAGATTCTAAATATGAAGTCATTGCAGAACAATACATTGAAAAAGCACAACCTGTAGATTTTAACTTTTTAGATCCTAAAAATTTCTTTTTACGTGTAATTTACGATACTAATAAAAACGGGAAATACGATACTGGAGATTACTTAAAAGGTATCCAACCAGAACGCGTAAGTTATCATCCAGATGTTATTGAAGGCACTGCTGGTTTCGATGAAATTACAACACTTAAATTGTTAGATTAA
- a CDS encoding amidohydrolase: MNENFKIAIVQSNLVWENAVQNRINFQTKIDAIVEYVDLIVLPEMFTSGFNMNAKAIAETMKGETVAWMQDLANQKRTAIVGSIAVLENDKYYNRLLFVKPNGEILQYNKRHSFSLAGEDKVFTAGAKKVIIEYNGWSICPQVCYDLRFPVWARNTEDYDVLLYVANWPKQRIAAWDALLKARAIENMSYCVGVNRVGLDGNSYEYPGHSAVYDVLGKKLTTENSNKEVTEIVTLNKSHIEKNRRHLGFLNDKDSFNLTI; encoded by the coding sequence ATGAATGAAAATTTTAAAATAGCGATAGTACAATCTAATTTAGTTTGGGAGAATGCGGTACAAAATCGCATTAACTTTCAAACTAAAATAGATGCTATTGTTGAGTATGTAGATCTTATTGTTTTGCCAGAAATGTTTACTTCTGGTTTTAACATGAATGCTAAAGCCATTGCTGAAACTATGAAAGGAGAAACGGTTGCTTGGATGCAAGACTTGGCCAACCAAAAACGAACAGCAATTGTTGGGAGTATTGCTGTTTTAGAAAATGATAAGTATTATAATAGATTACTATTTGTAAAACCAAATGGCGAAATATTACAGTATAATAAAAGACATAGCTTCTCACTCGCAGGTGAAGATAAAGTCTTTACTGCAGGAGCTAAAAAAGTAATTATTGAGTATAATGGCTGGAGTATTTGTCCGCAAGTATGCTACGATCTTCGTTTTCCTGTTTGGGCTAGAAATACAGAAGATTACGATGTATTGCTTTATGTTGCTAATTGGCCAAAACAAAGAATTGCAGCTTGGGACGCTTTATTAAAAGCACGTGCAATTGAGAACATGAGTTATTGTGTTGGTGTAAACAGAGTAGGATTAGATGGCAATAGTTATGAATATCCTGGGCATTCTGCAGTTTACGATGTTTTAGGTAAAAAACTAACTACCGAAAACAGCAATAAAGAAGTCACTGAAATTGTAACATTAAATAAATCTCACATCGAAAAAAACCGAAGACATTTAGGGTTTTTAAACGATAAGGATTCTTTTAATCTAACAATTTAA
- a CDS encoding methionine aminotransferase: protein MKHQSKLPNVGTNIFSVMSMLANKHNAINLSQGFPNFKSDQKLIDLVSQAMNSGYNQYAPMPGNMELREAIAKKMDLLYSATYNPESEITVTAGATQAIYTIISTFIRPKDEVIIFRPAYDCYEPAIELNGGKTISIQLEAPYYKVNWEAVATCFSAKTKMIIINTPQNPSGSVFSKTDLLELQKLTENTNCIVLSDEVYEHIIFDGLEHQSVCKFSDLKSRSFITASFGKTFHNTGWKVGYCCAPKELMDEFKKVHQFNVFSVNHPTQKALADYLKDPNNYMGLSEFYQSKRDLFLSLIKNSRFKFKPAKGTYFQVLDFSEITQVSDIEFAKRLTIDHGLASIPLSVFNDNNKDDRVLRFCFAKTDETLKKAAEIINNI from the coding sequence ATGAAACACCAGTCTAAGCTTCCAAACGTAGGCACCAACATTTTCTCTGTAATGAGTATGTTAGCAAATAAGCACAATGCTATTAATTTATCTCAAGGGTTTCCTAACTTTAAAAGTGACCAAAAACTTATAGATTTAGTATCTCAAGCCATGAATTCCGGTTACAACCAATATGCGCCAATGCCAGGAAATATGGAGTTGAGAGAAGCCATTGCGAAGAAAATGGATTTATTATATAGTGCTACTTATAATCCAGAATCTGAAATAACAGTAACTGCTGGAGCAACACAAGCTATTTATACTATAATATCTACTTTTATAAGACCAAAAGACGAAGTGATAATTTTTCGCCCAGCTTATGATTGCTACGAACCAGCAATAGAACTTAATGGCGGAAAAACCATTTCTATACAATTAGAAGCTCCATATTATAAAGTGAATTGGGAAGCCGTAGCAACCTGTTTTTCTGCCAAAACAAAAATGATAATAATAAACACGCCACAAAACCCAAGTGGCTCTGTGTTTTCTAAAACTGATCTATTAGAACTTCAAAAACTAACAGAGAATACAAACTGTATAGTTTTAAGCGACGAAGTTTACGAGCATATTATTTTCGATGGTTTAGAGCATCAAAGTGTTTGTAAGTTCTCAGATTTGAAATCACGAAGTTTTATTACAGCTTCATTTGGTAAAACATTTCATAACACAGGATGGAAAGTTGGTTATTGCTGTGCTCCAAAAGAATTGATGGACGAGTTTAAAAAAGTGCATCAGTTTAATGTGTTTAGTGTAAATCATCCAACTCAAAAAGCATTAGCAGACTATTTAAAAGATCCAAATAACTATATGGGTCTTTCAGAGTTTTATCAATCCAAAAGAGACTTGTTTTTAAGTTTAATAAAAAATTCACGCTTCAAGTTTAAACCTGCAAAAGGAACGTATTTTCAGGTATTAGATTTTTCTGAAATTACACAAGTAAGTGATATTGAGTTTGCAAAACGATTAACAATAGATCATGGTTTAGCGTCAATACCATTATCGGTTTTTAACGATAATAATAAAGATGATAGGGTGTTGCGTTTTTGTTTTGCAAAAACAGATGAGACACTTAAAAAAGCAGCAGAAATAATTAATAATATATAG